The Moraxella osloensis genome contains a region encoding:
- a CDS encoding YebC/PmpR family DNA-binding transcriptional regulator produces the protein MAGHSKWANIKHRKAKQDAAKGKVFTKIIRELVSAAKQGDPDPASNPRLRAAVEKANSVNMTKDTVKRAIERGAGGGDNDNMQEITYEGYGLGGVAVIVETMTDNLNRTVGEVRHAFSKNGGNLGTSGSVAYMFSKRGEITFDDVSLEDTIMEVALEAGATDIENNGDSITVVTEPENFGEVMDALEKAGLKSDNAEVTMSPSTMADVTDVEDAKKIMKMIDMLEDLDDVQEVYTNVNFTDDVMEQLDD, from the coding sequence ATGGCCGGACATTCCAAGTGGGCAAACATCAAACACCGTAAAGCCAAACAAGATGCGGCAAAAGGTAAAGTCTTTACCAAAATCATTCGTGAGCTGGTCTCCGCTGCCAAACAAGGCGACCCAGACCCAGCAAGTAACCCGCGTTTGCGTGCGGCGGTGGAAAAAGCCAACTCAGTTAATATGACCAAAGACACGGTAAAACGGGCGATTGAACGTGGTGCAGGCGGCGGTGACAATGACAACATGCAAGAAATCACCTATGAAGGCTATGGCTTGGGCGGTGTTGCGGTGATTGTCGAGACCATGACGGATAACCTCAACCGTACCGTTGGCGAAGTGCGTCACGCTTTTAGCAAAAATGGTGGCAATTTGGGTACATCAGGCTCAGTGGCTTATATGTTTAGCAAACGCGGTGAAATTACCTTTGATGATGTGTCGCTAGAAGATACTATCATGGAAGTCGCACTTGAAGCCGGTGCAACCGATATTGAAAATAATGGTGATAGTATCACAGTGGTCACTGAGCCAGAGAATTTCGGTGAGGTGATGGATGCCTTAGAAAAAGCCGGTTTAAAATCCGACAATGCAGAAGTGACTATGTCTCCTTCAACCATGGCGGATGTCACTGATGTCGAAGATGCTAAAAAAATCATGAAAATGATTGATATGCTTGAAGATTTGGACGATGTACAAGAAGTCTATACCAATGTCAACTTTACTGATGATGTCATGGAACAACTCGATGATTAA
- a CDS encoding ABC1 kinase family protein, protein MSSKKRFLKLAGMTASIAGKAAKNSIKSFAGSEEDKLTARSEMLQTVGLQIADTLGEMKGAVMKVGQIASQYKDVFPPEVSKALEKLQKDAPPMPFAVIKQQVEKELGQPIEALFAQFEQSPFAAASIGQVHKAVLPTGEAVVVKVQYPDVDTSIDSDLKHVRLALKITGVLNMDKTLQDKIFAEIRDSLYDELDYSKEAHNLAIFGSFHSEDEGLIIPKVFHSHSTKRILTLSQELGEKLEVAATWDNDIKQKIATRLFDFSAGQLFKLYRLHCDPHPGNFAFRPDGSVIAYDFGGIKSYSHDEVALFKRFAIHCLSGDVTALEQDLVSIGIKKNNDAPLPPDFYKDWLQIGLTPYGFTQLFDLSKHAPYDFATSQTHFQAIAKAKESLKYWQSFQPAPLTMMLDRTISGQYWNLVNLKVKIDLSELIHRYIDLPTLPRPADSPRP, encoded by the coding sequence ATGTCATCAAAAAAACGTTTTTTAAAACTTGCCGGTATGACTGCCAGTATCGCAGGCAAAGCAGCTAAAAATTCTATTAAGTCTTTTGCAGGCTCTGAAGAAGATAAACTCACAGCCCGTAGCGAAATGCTGCAAACCGTAGGGCTGCAAATCGCCGACACCTTAGGCGAAATGAAGGGCGCGGTGATGAAAGTGGGTCAAATCGCCTCGCAGTATAAAGATGTGTTCCCCCCTGAAGTCTCAAAAGCGCTGGAGAAATTACAAAAAGACGCGCCGCCCATGCCGTTTGCCGTCATCAAACAGCAGGTGGAAAAAGAATTGGGGCAACCGATTGAGGCGTTGTTTGCCCAGTTTGAGCAATCACCGTTTGCGGCAGCCTCTATCGGTCAAGTCCATAAAGCGGTGTTGCCAACCGGTGAAGCGGTCGTAGTCAAAGTGCAATACCCCGACGTTGATACCAGCATCGATAGTGACTTAAAACACGTTCGCTTGGCGCTTAAGATAACTGGCGTGCTCAATATGGATAAAACCTTGCAAGATAAAATCTTTGCAGAAATCCGTGACAGCCTGTATGACGAGCTTGACTACAGCAAAGAAGCCCATAATTTGGCAATTTTTGGCAGTTTTCACAGTGAGGATGAGGGGCTGATTATCCCCAAAGTTTTTCATAGCCATTCGACCAAACGTATTTTAACCCTATCACAAGAACTGGGTGAAAAGCTAGAAGTAGCTGCAACTTGGGACAATGACATCAAACAAAAAATCGCCACTCGCTTATTTGATTTTAGTGCCGGTCAATTGTTCAAACTGTATCGTCTGCATTGTGACCCCCATCCCGGTAACTTTGCGTTTCGCCCTGATGGCTCGGTCATTGCCTATGACTTTGGTGGCATCAAATCTTACAGCCATGACGAAGTTGCGTTATTCAAACGCTTTGCCATTCACTGTCTGAGCGGTGATGTGACAGCGCTTGAGCAAGATTTGGTCAGCATTGGCATCAAAAAAAACAATGATGCGCCACTGCCCCCAGACTTTTATAAAGATTGGTTGCAGATTGGTTTGACCCCGTATGGTTTTACCCAGTTGTTTGATTTATCCAAACACGCGCCTTATGACTTTGCCACCAGCCAAACCCATTTTCAAGCGATTGCCAAAGCAAAAGAGTCGCTTAAATACTGGCAAAGCTTTCAACCTGCCCCACTTACCATGATGCTTGATCGAACCATTTCTGGACAGTATTGGAACTTGGTCAATTTAAAGGTAAAAATTGATTTAAGTGAGTTGATACACCGCTATATTGATTTGCCGACATTGCCACGACCTGCTGACTCGCCTCGCCCTTAG
- the ilvA gene encoding threonine ammonia-lyase, biosynthetic codes for MLSDWVRLILQATVYDAAIQTPLEPAKKLSERFNNDIRFKREDFQPVFSFKLRGAYNRISQLSEVDKAKGVICASAGNHAQGVAFSASRLGLNNIIVMPTTTPDIKVSAVKSLGGNVVLYGDSFDESNRYAIERAQTDGLTFIPPYDDELVIAGQGTIAMELVQQWRKMEYVFVAVGGGGLISGVAAFLGEVAPHVKVVAVEPEEAACLKIALDTGERKRLPQVGLFVDGVAVAQLGEIPFAVCRMPKSDNSGPVVEPDVVTCSNDEVCAAIKDVYDETRTIVEPAGALAVAGMKKYIEDHNLQGKNCVAILCGANMNFDRLRYIAERTEIGEKKEAIFGVTIPERTGAFLDFCRSLKGRNITEFNYRINTNPNYPHHAANIFVGIALKEGEKERKAIHQLLNEADDAAIDLTDDEVAKTHIRYLIGGHAGLKDEQLFRIEFPERPGALLNFLEKLGSQFNISLFHYRNHGAAEGRILAGIQMGEQTAEQLLAKLQDIGYECENLTDNLGYRLFLQ; via the coding sequence ATGTTATCAGATTGGGTACGCCTTATCCTTCAAGCGACCGTGTATGATGCTGCTATTCAAACGCCGCTTGAACCCGCCAAAAAACTCAGTGAACGCTTTAACAACGATATTCGTTTTAAACGTGAGGATTTTCAGCCAGTGTTTTCTTTTAAGCTGCGGGGCGCCTACAATCGAATTAGCCAGTTGAGCGAAGTAGACAAAGCCAAAGGCGTGATTTGTGCCTCTGCCGGCAATCACGCGCAAGGCGTCGCCTTCTCGGCTAGCCGCTTGGGACTCAATAACATTATCGTGATGCCGACCACCACCCCCGATATCAAAGTCAGTGCTGTCAAGTCCTTGGGCGGTAATGTGGTGCTATATGGCGATAGTTTTGATGAATCAAACCGCTATGCCATTGAACGCGCCCAAACCGATGGCTTGACCTTTATCCCACCGTATGACGATGAATTGGTTATCGCAGGTCAAGGTACCATCGCCATGGAGCTAGTACAACAATGGCGTAAAATGGAATATGTGTTTGTTGCCGTTGGTGGCGGTGGCTTAATTTCAGGTGTCGCGGCGTTTTTGGGGGAAGTTGCACCGCATGTCAAAGTCGTAGCCGTCGAGCCAGAAGAAGCAGCCTGTTTAAAAATCGCGCTTGATACCGGTGAACGCAAGCGGCTACCGCAAGTGGGGTTGTTCGTCGATGGGGTGGCAGTGGCGCAGCTGGGTGAAATACCGTTTGCCGTCTGCCGTATGCCAAAAAGCGATAACTCAGGTCCCGTGGTCGAGCCTGATGTGGTCACTTGTAGCAATGATGAAGTGTGTGCGGCGATTAAAGACGTGTATGATGAAACCCGCACCATCGTTGAGCCTGCAGGCGCTTTGGCTGTCGCGGGTATGAAAAAATACATCGAAGATCATAATCTGCAAGGCAAAAACTGTGTGGCAATTTTATGTGGTGCCAACATGAATTTTGATCGGTTACGCTATATCGCTGAACGTACCGAAATTGGTGAGAAAAAAGAAGCAATTTTTGGGGTGACCATTCCTGAGCGCACAGGCGCTTTCTTGGATTTTTGCCGCTCGCTCAAAGGCCGCAACATCACCGAATTTAACTACCGCATCAACACCAACCCTAACTACCCTCATCACGCTGCCAATATTTTTGTCGGTATCGCCCTCAAAGAAGGGGAAAAAGAGCGCAAAGCAATCCACCAGTTACTCAATGAAGCCGATGATGCCGCGATTGATTTGACCGATGATGAAGTCGCCAAGACCCATATTCGCTATTTAATCGGCGGACACGCGGGATTAAAAGACGAGCAACTATTTCGCATTGAATTTCCCGAGCGTCCTGGCGCGCTGCTCAACTTCCTTGAAAAATTGGGCTCACAGTTTAATATTTCTTTATTCCACTATCGCAATCATGGGGCGGCTGAAGGGCGTATCTTAGCGGGCATTCAAATGGGTGAGCAAACCGCCGAGCAATTACTTGCCAAACTGCAAGACATTGGCTATGAGTGCGAAAACCTCACCGATAACTTAGGCTATCGCTTATTTTTACAATAA
- the rpiA gene encoding ribose-5-phosphate isomerase RpiA, with protein sequence MSTMNASTQQQQKQAVAADALKYIESGMILGVGTGSTVNCLIELLPKVNLKGAVASSKVTEDKLKALGIEVMDLNFTGELDLYIDGADEVNQHLQLVKGGGGALTREKIVAAASKQFICLVDESKWVQQLGVGFPLPIEVLPQARSYVARELVQLGGEPVYREGFVTDYGNLILDVYGLDIGLDIEKVAAFEAKLNNIVGVVCNGLFSAQRADILLMATADGVKKLTAK encoded by the coding sequence ATGAGTACGATGAATGCAAGCACGCAACAACAACAAAAACAAGCCGTGGCAGCAGACGCGTTAAAATATATCGAATCAGGCATGATTTTGGGCGTGGGGACGGGCAGTACCGTCAACTGCCTCATTGAATTATTGCCAAAAGTTAACCTAAAGGGCGCTGTGGCAAGCTCAAAGGTCACCGAAGATAAGCTCAAAGCGCTCGGTATTGAGGTGATGGATTTAAACTTCACAGGTGAGTTAGATTTGTATATTGATGGTGCCGATGAAGTAAACCAGCACTTACAGCTAGTCAAAGGCGGTGGCGGCGCTTTAACCCGTGAAAAAATTGTTGCCGCCGCATCTAAGCAGTTTATTTGCCTGGTGGATGAAAGCAAATGGGTACAGCAATTAGGCGTTGGCTTTCCACTACCGATTGAAGTATTGCCGCAAGCGCGCTCATATGTAGCGCGCGAGTTAGTACAGCTTGGCGGTGAGCCAGTCTACCGTGAAGGATTTGTCACCGATTATGGCAATTTGATTTTGGATGTTTATGGCTTAGATATCGGCTTGGACATTGAGAAGGTAGCAGCGTTTGAAGCAAAGTTAAACAATATCGTTGGGGTGGTGTGTAATGGGTTAT